Proteins from a genomic interval of Desulfovibrio piger:
- a CDS encoding ArnT family glycosyltransferase: protein MTEKNPDAASKLACPEEEIPMGMTPWSQLDEEARARVSRPAPADGQKSPAPGTASVAPEPAPAPQQEVPIPMPAAEAVQAEGAPAAPAAPVAAPVESPAADHTPEAPLSMEAGEAPAAPAEAARPVPATEPAVTAEEKADGSEAPAEDVAADAAAAAAMAEAPRSGRRGLATMQPAAMDEQIPAAEAAPLPEEGQAPAPQAEAPAAPAAPAAAPVAVLEAGPAQKAFAVLAKMGPLALLLLLACQLWPTFLTGGLYCPPEMKLMDTVREALASGQWFAPLHNGDAQLPVFVWMLAALDLVARMVPQLSAFVWPAGAALGGLACLWGTWALSRAAGFGPQAALASGLILLSSLLFPQLAHFMGPQGLATGLCLLSMAFFCMGWKKEHAWISLPLAFLTSGLAALTGGLVFLILPLLTSLVHLFWTWRIRRAQRLDALAGFLLLLLLGTLWAAAIIFWVQAEGYAQAVSGKFISLPWPLPAFWWLAPALAVLGLLPWLFVVTGVNWGRVFATSWKTLRASRKENSGSSFLWIALFFSLPLSLLGSGLAGATPALCLLAILLGRALVRMGSLGSKFFYLVIALLFLHAGMLLAALHFPVALEWLRTSTSLAIPQQYEALLTSLDALPVLGGLCIVFAVLLARFTRRAWPGGSLLVCTLFAILLAQPAHLWLAPQLAGHAELKLAAAQPLNAAAPAAPAAVEESAAPATPEAAAETAAPETPAADAAAAEAAPAPEAAAPAEAAQAPETPEDTAPATDAAAPAETQAAPAEEAAAPAPAEGTPAPAENAQPAEPVQEAPAVQTLPAGPEHGAPIPPEAVPAQ, encoded by the coding sequence ATGACAGAAAAAAATCCCGATGCCGCCAGCAAGCTGGCCTGCCCTGAAGAGGAGATCCCCATGGGCATGACGCCCTGGTCCCAGCTGGATGAAGAGGCCCGGGCCCGGGTAAGCCGCCCCGCCCCTGCCGACGGCCAGAAGAGCCCGGCCCCCGGCACAGCGTCTGTGGCCCCGGAACCGGCGCCCGCCCCGCAGCAAGAGGTCCCCATCCCCATGCCCGCCGCAGAGGCCGTGCAGGCTGAGGGCGCCCCGGCCGCTCCCGCCGCGCCCGTTGCCGCGCCGGTGGAAAGCCCTGCCGCGGACCATACGCCCGAAGCGCCCCTGAGCATGGAAGCCGGGGAAGCGCCTGCGGCCCCTGCCGAGGCTGCACGGCCCGTACCCGCGACCGAGCCTGCCGTCACCGCCGAAGAAAAGGCCGACGGCAGCGAAGCCCCTGCGGAGGACGTCGCTGCCGATGCCGCCGCGGCTGCCGCCATGGCCGAAGCGCCCCGCAGCGGACGTCGCGGTCTGGCCACCATGCAGCCCGCTGCGATGGATGAACAGATCCCGGCAGCCGAAGCAGCTCCCCTGCCGGAAGAAGGCCAGGCGCCCGCCCCGCAGGCAGAAGCCCCGGCCGCTCCCGCCGCGCCTGCTGCCGCGCCGGTGGCCGTGCTGGAAGCCGGGCCTGCCCAGAAGGCCTTTGCCGTACTGGCCAAGATGGGCCCCCTGGCCCTGCTCCTGCTCCTGGCCTGCCAGCTCTGGCCCACCTTCCTGACCGGCGGTCTGTACTGCCCGCCGGAAATGAAACTGATGGATACCGTCCGTGAAGCGCTGGCCAGTGGACAGTGGTTCGCGCCCCTGCATAACGGTGATGCCCAGCTGCCCGTCTTCGTATGGATGCTGGCCGCCCTCGACCTGGTGGCCCGCATGGTGCCGCAGCTTTCGGCCTTCGTCTGGCCGGCGGGCGCCGCTCTGGGCGGGCTGGCTTGTCTGTGGGGCACCTGGGCCCTGAGCCGTGCCGCCGGTTTCGGCCCGCAGGCCGCCCTGGCCTCCGGCCTGATCCTGCTCTCCAGCCTGCTGTTCCCGCAGCTGGCGCATTTCATGGGCCCGCAGGGGCTGGCCACCGGTCTGTGCCTGCTCTCCATGGCCTTTTTCTGCATGGGCTGGAAAAAGGAACACGCCTGGATCTCCCTGCCGCTGGCCTTCCTGACCTCCGGTCTGGCCGCGCTGACCGGCGGCCTGGTCTTCCTGATCCTGCCCCTGCTGACCAGCCTCGTCCACCTGTTCTGGACCTGGCGCATCCGTCGCGCCCAGCGTCTGGACGCGCTGGCGGGCTTCCTCCTGCTCCTGCTGCTGGGCACCCTCTGGGCCGCCGCCATCATCTTCTGGGTGCAGGCCGAAGGCTACGCCCAGGCCGTGTCGGGCAAGTTCATCAGCCTGCCCTGGCCCCTGCCCGCCTTCTGGTGGCTGGCCCCGGCGCTGGCCGTGCTCGGCCTCCTGCCCTGGCTCTTCGTGGTCACCGGCGTCAACTGGGGCCGCGTGTTCGCCACCAGCTGGAAGACCCTGCGGGCCAGCCGCAAGGAAAACAGCGGCAGTTCCTTCCTCTGGATCGCCCTGTTCTTCTCCCTGCCCCTGTCCCTGCTGGGTTCCGGTCTTGCCGGTGCCACGCCCGCGCTCTGCCTGCTGGCCATCCTGCTGGGCCGCGCCCTGGTCCGCATGGGCAGCCTGGGCAGCAAGTTCTTCTATCTGGTCATCGCCCTGCTCTTCCTGCATGCGGGCATGCTGCTGGCCGCCCTGCACTTCCCCGTGGCGCTGGAATGGCTCCGCACGTCCACCTCGCTGGCCATCCCCCAGCAGTATGAGGCCCTGCTGACCAGTCTGGATGCCCTGCCCGTCCTGGGCGGCCTGTGCATCGTCTTTGCCGTGCTGCTGGCCCGCTTCACCCGCCGCGCCTGGCCCGGCGGCTCCCTGCTGGTCTGCACCCTGTTCGCCATCCTCCTGGCCCAGCCCGCCCACCTGTGGCTGGCTCCCCAGCTGGCCGGACATGCCGAGCTCAAGCTCGCCGCCGCCCAGCCCCTGAACGCCGCTGCCCCTGCCGCTCCGGCCGCTGTTGAGGAAAGCGCGGCTCCTGCGACCCCCGAAGCTGCTGCCGAAACGGCCGCACCGGAAACGCCCGCTGCTGATGCGGCAGCTGCTGAAGCGGCCCCGGCCCCTGAGGCCGCTGCTCCGGCTGAAGCCGCCCAGGCTCCGGAAACGCCGGAAGACACCGCTCCCGCGACTGATGCCGCCGCTCCTGCGGAAACGCAGGCTGCCCCGGCCGAGGAGGCTGCGGCCCCCGCTCCCGCGGAAGGCACGCCCGCGCCTGCGGAAAACGCGCAGCCTGCCGAACCCGTGCAGGAGGCGCCCGCCGTGCAGACCCTGCCCGCGGGCCCCGAACACGGCGCGCCCATCCCGCCGGAAGCCGTTCCGGCCCAGTAA
- the mazG gene encoding nucleoside triphosphate pyrophosphohydrolase has product MKSALEELQAVIERLTDAENGCPWDKEQTPESLTEYLIEESHELVSAIRSGNTADVCEELGDVAFLLLFVAHLYQKRGQFSLDDALNNNRAKMVRRHPHVFGDVTFDNLDEQLKTWEKIKRAEHTDAEGKPQGLFDSLPSSLPPLTKAYRIHSKAARVGFTWPEDEEVEQQVEAEWLEWLDASAGDDAEAQKHELGDLIFSITEMGRRKGIKASEALDLATARFLRRFARMEELARQQGKDFPDLSLDEKDELWNAAKEEEKAAH; this is encoded by the coding sequence ATGAAAAGCGCTCTGGAAGAATTGCAGGCCGTCATCGAACGGCTGACCGATGCCGAGAACGGCTGCCCCTGGGACAAGGAGCAGACCCCCGAAAGCCTGACCGAATACCTCATCGAGGAAAGCCACGAGCTGGTCAGCGCCATCCGCTCCGGCAACACGGCCGACGTGTGCGAAGAACTGGGCGACGTGGCCTTCCTGCTGCTCTTCGTGGCCCATCTGTACCAGAAGCGCGGCCAGTTCAGCCTGGACGACGCCCTGAACAACAACCGGGCCAAGATGGTGCGCCGCCATCCCCATGTGTTCGGTGACGTGACCTTCGACAATCTGGACGAGCAGCTCAAGACCTGGGAAAAGATCAAGCGCGCCGAGCACACCGACGCCGAAGGCAAGCCCCAGGGCCTGTTCGACTCCCTGCCCTCCAGCCTGCCGCCGCTGACCAAGGCCTACCGCATCCACTCCAAGGCCGCCCGCGTGGGCTTCACCTGGCCCGAGGACGAAGAAGTGGAACAGCAGGTGGAAGCCGAATGGCTGGAATGGCTGGACGCCTCCGCCGGGGACGACGCCGAAGCCCAGAAGCACGAACTGGGCGACCTGATCTTCAGCATCACCGAGATGGGCCGCCGCAAGGGCATCAAGGCCAGCGAAGCCCTGGACCTGGCCACGGCCCGCTTCCTGCGCCGCTTTGCCCGCATGGAAGAACTGGCCCGGCAGCAGGGGAAGGACTTCCCCGACCTGTCGCTGGATGAGAAGGACGAGCTGTGGAACGCGGCCAAGGAAGAAGAAAAGGCCGCCCATTAG